The Sphingomonas carotinifaciens region GCTGCCTGTACCGTTATTGCCGCGGCGTCGACCGCGCCGACGAGGCGGCGCTCCGCTCCGCCTACTGGCCCGACGCCACCGACCGGCACGGCCCCTATCAGGGCGATGCGGAGGGGTTCGTCGTCTGGGCGATGACCGCGCTACGGCAGGCCGAACGTTCGATCCACCGCATCACCAATGTGCTGATCGCGTTCGACGATGCCGATACGGCGCGGGTGGAAAGCTGCTTCGACGCCCGTCAGCGCCAGCCCGACCCTGCGGGGCGGATGCGACAATGGGATCTCGCCGGCCGCTATCTCGATCGCTTCGAACAGCGCGGCGGCGCGTGGCGCATTGCCGACCGGCTGGTGGTGTATGACTGGGTCGAGGAGATGCCGGTGCCCCATGGCGGGGAGGCGGAACGGTTCGGCGTGCGCCAGCCGATCGGCGCGCCCTTTCCGCACGATCCGCTCTACGCCTTCCTACGGCATGAACGCGTGACCGATCCCGCCGTCGACCGCCAGCGACTGGCCGGTGACGAAGCCGGCGCGGTCGGACGCGAGCCATAGCGCCGCCTGCGCGATGTCGCCGGTTTCCGCGATGCGGCCGAGCGGATGCTGCGTGACGCGACGCGACAGCGTCTCCGGCGACAGGATCGCCTTCACCCCCTCGGTCGCGACGGTGGTCGGGGCGACCGTGTTGACGCGGATGCCGCGCGGCCCGAGTTCGACCGAGGCGGCACGGGTCAGCCCGTCCACCCCGGCCTTGATCCCTGCATAGAGCAGCGAATTGGGGCTGCCGAGCCGGCCCGCCATCGACCCGATATTGACGATCGCACCGCCCCCCCCGGCCATCGCGTCCGCCGCGGCCTGGATCCCCCACACCACACCGTCGAACCCGACCCCTGCCATGCGCGCCAACGTGTCCGGCGCTATGTCGGCGATCGGCTCGTAGCGATTCCACATCGCGTTGTTGACCATCACGTCCAGCGCGCCGAACGCCGCGACCGTCTCCGCCACCGCAGCCTGCACCGCCCCCCGATCCGATACATCGGCCCCCAGTCCGATCGCCCGTCCGCCCGCCGCGACGATCCCCCCCGCCACCGCCTGCGCCCAGTGCTGTTTGAGGTCCAGCACCGCGACCGCCGCACCCTCGGCGGAGAACAGCTCGGCGATGGCCCGCCCCAGCCCGCGCGACGCGCCGGTGACCAGCGCCACCTTGCCCTCGAGTTCGCCCGCCATCGCTCGCTCCTCTACCTTATGCAATTGCGGGCTAACAGCACGGCGCCACGCTGACACGCGACCACGAGGGGGCAACCGATCATATCGCCATGATGATATAGCCGGTTCGCGAAGACGTCCGATTGGGCGCGCGCGCAGGCGGGGCCATCATGATGCGATGAGGAACAGGACAGAACCGTGACGCAGGGCGGGCGCATCGTGATGGTGACTGGCGCGGCAGCCGGGATCGGGTTGGCGAGCGCCGTTGCCTTTGCCGGGGTGGGGGATCGGGTGATCCTTGTCGATCGGGACGGGGAAGCGGCGCGGGGCGCGGCGGCGCGGATGGGCGGCGCGGCGGTCGCGTTGCCGGTCGATGTAAGCGACGAGGAAGGCGTTCGGCGGGCCGTCGCCGCGGTCGCGCGCGATCATGGCCGTATCGATGTCCTGATCAGCAACGCCGGCGTGGTCGACCCCGCCGCCCATTCCGTGCTCGACCTGCCGCTGGACGTGCTCGACCGGCTGATCGCGGTGAACGTGGAGGGCGGCTTCCTCGTCTCGCGCGAGGTGGCACGGGTCATGGCTGCGCAAGCCGGTGGCGGCGCGATCGTGCATCTGGCGTCCGGCGCGGCGCTACGCGCGCTGCCGAACCGCGCCGCCTATAGCATGACCAAGGCCGCGATCCTCGGGCTGGTGCGCGCCACCGCGTGCGAATGGGCATCGGGGGGCATTACGGTCAACGCGGTGCTGCCCGGCTATACCGCGACCGAAATCCTGCTGGCGCTGGAAGCGCAAGGGAGGTTCGATCGCGCGCGGGCCGCCGCCGCCGTTCCGCTCGGACGCCTTGCCGACCCGGCGGACATCGCCTCGGCGATCCTGCATGTCGCGGGCGCACGCTACATGACCGGCGCCTCGCTGGTGGTGGACGGCGGCGTGGATGCGTTTGGCGGGGCGGGCGCAGCGTCCGCCGCACCGGCCCCGATCGCCCCGGATGCCGGCCCGGCGATCGTCACCGGCGGTGCGTCCGGTATCGGTGCCGCGATCGCGAAGCGATTGGCAGCCGACGGGCGAAAAGTCGTGATCCTCGACCGCGAACCGACGCCCGGCGGGATCACACTCGACATCGCCGATCATGCCGCGGTCGGGCAAGCGGTGACCGAGATCGCCGCCCGTCACGGCCCGCCGGCAATCCTTGTCAACAATGCCGGCGTCGCGGATGCGTTCGCCCCGACCGTGACCCAGGAACGCGCCGACTTCCGCCGCGTGTTCGACGTCAACGCGACCGCCGCGCTGCTCACCGCCCGCGCCGTCGCGCCGCACATGGTGGCAGCGGGCGGCGGCACGATCGTCAACCTGTCGTCGATCGCGGCGAGCGGCGGACTGCCGACGCGCAACGCCTATTGCGCGGCCAAGGCCGGGGTCACGATGCTGACCCGCAGCCTGGCGTGCGAATGGGCCGCGCACGGCATTCGCGTCAATGCGGTCGCACCCGGCTATATCGCCACCCCCGGCGTCGCCGCGCTGGAGCGCGCCGGCAAGCGCGACCTGAGCGCCGTCCGCCGCCGCATCCCCCTTGGCCGGCTCGGCACCCCGGAGGAGATCGCCGCCACCGTCGCCTGGCTCGCCTCCCCCGCTTCGGCCTATGTCACCGGGAGCGTGTGGCACGTCGATGGCGGCTGGACCGCCTATGGCGACGCCGGGCCGGCATCCGATATCCGATAACAGGAGAGAGACAATGAGCGTGATCGATCTGGAGGTCGCCGACGGCGTTGCGGTGGTGACCATGAACAACCCGCCGGTGAACGCGCAGTCGATGGAGTTCATCGAGGAGCTGACCGCCACCTTCGACACCTTCAACGATCGCGACGACGTGCGGTGCGTGGTGCTGACCGGGCGCGGCAAATGCTTTTCGGCGGGCGCGGAACTGAAGAACCGCGTCGACCTGTCCGCGCCCGGCGCCCGCTGGGCACGCAACCGCAAGGTGCGCGAGATCGGCTATTCGATCCAGGACAATGCCAAGCCGACGATCGCGGCGGTAAACGGCCCGGCATTGGGTGCGGGCATGGGGCTGGTGTCGATGTGCGACATCATCGTCGCGTCGGAGAACGCGAGCTTTGGCCTGCCCGAGATCGATGTCGGCTTGATGGGCGGCGGCAAGCACACGATGCGGTTCATCCCGCATTCGCTGGCGCGGCGGATGATGCTCACCGGCTACCGCGCCCCCGCCAGCGAACTTTACCGCCGCGGCATCATCGAGGCGTGCCTGCCCGCCGAGGAACTGATGCCCTATTGCCTCGACATGGCGCGCACGATCGCCAGGAAGAGCCCGCTGGCGGTCCGCCTCGCGAAAGACAGCATGCGCACGATCGAGAACATGACGCTGCGCGACGGCTATATCTACGAACAGGGCAATACCGCGAAGCTGGCGCAGTCACGGGACGCCGCCGAGGCGGTCGCGGCGTTCGTCGAAAAGCGCGAGCCGGTGTTCGAGGGGCGGTAACCGCCCGTCCGGCTAGCGCAACGTTTCCAGCCGCTCCCGCCACGCACCGGGGAGCGGCACCGGACGCCGCGTCGCGCGATCGACATAGACATGGGTGAACAGCGCCTCGGCCGCCGCCTCGGCGACATCCGACACGAACGCACCCAGCCGGTAGGTGACACTGGACGTGCCCAGCCGGTCGAGCATCACGCCGATCTCCACCGGCTCGGGGTAGGCGACGGAGCGGGCGTAACGGCACTGCGTCTCCACCACCAGGCCGATCGGATCGCCGTGCGCCACGTCCAGCAAACCGGCCGCGATCAGCCAGTTGTTCACGGCGGTGTCGAACCAGTGATAATAGATCGCATTGTTGACGTGCCCATAGGCATCGTTGTCGCTCCACCTCGTGACGATCGGTTGCCACCAGCGATAGGCGGTACGCGGCCGCAATGTCTCCCGTGCCATAGTCTCTCCTCCTGCCACCCTGCCCTAGCCGGGTGTATCCGGCCGAGGGAACGCGTGTCCGATCCCGGACGCAATATCCGGTGCGCGATTAAGGCAGGCCCTTGACCCGTAACGGGTTGCCGCTTGCCGCTCGTCGTTCCACCGTGCGGCGTCACGAAAAGGGATACCATCCGGCATGAAGATCGAGGCCGCCGTCCTGCGCCAGCGTGGCGCGCCGCTCCCCTATGCTGACAGCCGTCCGCTCGCCATCGAGACGCTGGAGCTGGACCCGCCGGGCAAAAGCGAGGTGCTGGTGCGGATCGCGGCGGCGGGCCTGTGCCATTCCGACCTGTCGGTCATCAACGGCGACCGGCCCCGGCCGGTGCCGATGGCGTTGGGGCATGAGGCGGCGGGGGTGGTCGAGGCGCTGGGCGAGGGCGTGGACGACCTGGCGGTCGGCGACCATGTCGTGATGGTGTTCATGCCGAGTTGCGGCCACTGCCTGCCCTGTGCCGAGGGGCGGCCGGCGCTGTGCGGCCCCGGCGCGGTGGCGAACGGGGCGGGCACGCTGCTGTCGGGCGGCACGCGGCTGCACGATGCGGACGGGGCCGTGCATCATCATCTCGGCTGTTCGGCCTTTGCCAGCCATGCAGTCGTTTCGCGGCGGTCGCTGGTCAGGATCGATGCCGACCTGCCGCTGCACGAGGCGGCGCTGTTCGGTTGCGCGGTGCTGACCGGTGTGGGCGCGGTGGTGAACACCGCCGCGGTAAAGGCGGGACAGACCGTCGCGGTCATCGGCCTGGGCGGCGTCGGGCTGGCGGCCGTGCTGGGCGCGGTGGCGGCCGGCGCAGCACAGGTGATCGCCGTCGACCTGTCGGACGACAAGCTTTCGCTCGCCCGCGAATTGGGGGCCACGGCGGTGGTGAAGGCGGGTGCGGAGGCGGTGGAGCATGTCCGCACGCTGACCAACGGCGGTTGCGACGTGGTGCTGGAAATGGCGGGTTCGGTGCGCGCCCTGGAAAGCGCGGTGGCGATGACCCGGCGCGGCGGCACCACCGTCACCGCCGGGCTCCCTCCACCCGATGCCGCCTTGCCGGTCAATGTCGTGGCACTAGTCGGCGAGGAGCGCACGCTGAAGGGCAGTTACATCGGCACCTGCGTGCCGGCGCGCGACATCCCGCGCTATGTTGCCCTTTACCGCGCCGGGCGGCTGCCGGTCGACCGGCTGGTCAGCGGCTATCTGACGCTTGCCGACATCAATCGCGGCTTCGACGATCTGCACGCCGGACGCGCGGTACGCCAGATCGTGCGGTTCGAGGCATGAGACGCGGCCGTGCCCCCGCGCCCCTGCGACCGGCACGCCGGTGGCGGAAAACGCGCTGTTGGTCGCCAACGACATACGGGTTCCCGATATGATGACGACATTTCTCCTGCGCGCCGCCCTCGTTTCGATGACGGCCCTCACCACCGCGACCGCCGCCGGGCAGACGCCGCAGGCGGCCACGCCCGCCACCACCGACGCGCTGCGCGACGCGACGGCCGGATTGCGCTGGTCGGATCGCGAGGATTTCGAACTCGCCGCGCGTGGCTTCATTGCCGGCGTGCCGGGTGACAAGATCCTGACCGACGATGGCCGCACGATCCGCGATCTGGCGGTCCAGCCGCTCTATGCGGGGGACGCGCCGCCCACCGTCAATCCCAGTCTGTGGCGCAACGCGCAGCTTCATGCGCGCTCGGGCCTCTTCAAGGTCACCGACCGCATCTATCAGGTGCGCGGCATCGAACTGGCGAACATGACGCTGGTGCTGGGCAAGACCGGTTTCATCATCGTCGACACGCTGACCACGACGCAAAGCGCCAAGGCAGCGCTGGCCTTGGCCCGCGCGCATCTGGGCGATCGGCCGGTGACCGGCGTGATCTACACGCACAGCCACGTCGATCATTATGGCGGTGCAGGCGGCGTCATCACCGAGAAGGAGGCGGAGCAACGCCACGTCCCGATCATCGCGCCGCAAGGCTTTCTGAGGGAGGTGATATCCGAAAACGTCATTGCCGGGCCGGCGATGAGCCGGCGCGCGGGCTATGCCTTCGGCCATTTGCTGCCACTCGGCCCGCAAGGCGTGGTGAGCGACGGGATCGGCCCGTCGTTCAGCCGGATCGGCACCGCAACCGGCACCGTCTCGCTGATCAAGCCGACCGTCGACATCGAACGGACCGGACAGCGGCTGACGGTGGATGGTGTCACCATCGAATTCCAGATGACGCCGGGCACCGAGGCGCCGGCGGAGATGAACATCTTCTTTCCCGAGCTGCGCGCGTTGAACATGGCGGAAAACGCCAACGGCTCGCTCCACAACATCCTGACGCTGCGCGGGGCGCAGGTGCGCGACGCCAAGGCCTGGGCCGACGGGCTGACCGAGTCGCTGGCCCGCTATGGCGACCGGACCGATGTGGTGCTCGCCTCGCATTTCTGGCCGCGATGGGGCCACGACCGGATCGTCGATTATCTGTCCGCCCACCGGGACGCGTATAAATATCTGCACGACCAGAGCGTTCGGATGATGAATCTGGGCCTGAACGGCACGGAGATCGCCGAGCGGCTGCGCCTGCCGCCGCCCCTGGCCGCACGCTGGTTCAACCGCGGTTACTACGGGAGCCTCAATCACGACACCAAAGCGGTCTATCAGCGCTATCTCGGCTGGTATGACGGCAATCCCGCCAACCTGAACCCCCTTCCCCCCGAAGAGGCGAGCAAGCGCTATGTCGCGGCCATCGGCGGCGGGGCGGCGGTGCTGGAACAGGGAAAGGCGGCGATCGCGGCCGGCGAGTATCGTTGGGCAAGCGAGCTGTTGTCCCGGCTGGTCTTTGCCGAACCGGCGAACCGCGCCGCGCAACTGGTGCTGGCGGACAGCCTGGAGCAACAGGGATATCAGGCGGAAAGTTCGATGTGGCGCAGCATCTTTCTTTCGGGGGCGAAGGAGCTGCGCGACGGAGGGGCGAAGAAGGCGGGGTTCGATTCGATCGGGGGCACGCTGCCGACGCTGCCGCTCGGATCGATCCTGGACCTGCTGGCGGTGCGGCTGGTGCCGGAGCGGGCGCTGGCGGCGCCGCAGGATTTCGACCTGGTGCTGGAGGACGGGGCGGAGGCCGAGCGGGTGGAGGTGCGCAACGGCGTTCTGGTTCACCGTCCGATCGATGTCGCCGCGGTGCGCAGCGACCATGCCGTTCGCATGTCGCGCGCCACGTTCGTTCAAGCCGTGACCGGCAAGCAGGCGCCGAGCCAGCTGGCCCGCTTCGCCACGCTGTTCGAGGCACCACCCGGCGGCTTCGGCCTGGTGACGCCCGGGCCCTGAGAGCCGGTCAACCGGCCGCGGCGATACCGCGGGTGCGCACGATGCGGATCGCGAACAGCATCAGCACGGTCGCCAGTGGCCCGAACACCGCGGCCATGACCGACAGCGAGACGTTCAACCGCTCCGCCCCCAGGACGTTGTCGGTCAATGCGCCGACCAGCACCGACCCAAAGGCGCCGCCGGTCAGGTTGACCAGCGCCATGTAGAAGCCGGTGAACAGCGCGCGCATCCGCGGCGGTGCCACCGCCACGATCAGGATGAACACGCTGGTCACCGACATGGCGGACACGAACATGTTGATCGCGGCAAAGGCCACCGCGCTGCCGCGGTCGGGCATCAGCGGTCCGGCAAAGGTGGTCACCGCCAGCGTCGCCATGCAACCCAGTGTCAGGGCGAACGGCGACAGCACCATGCCGAAGCGCCGGCCCAGCGCCCGCTGCACCGGCGCGGCGCCCAGACAACCAGCCATGCCGCCCAGGAGGAAGGCCGGGCCATAGGTCCATGCCACGTCCTGCGCGGTCATGCCGTGCGAGCGCATCAACATCGCCGGGTACCAGTTAAGCAGGCCATAATTGTTCATGCTCCAGGCAACCACCGATGTGGCGAGCAGCGTGACGAGCGCGGCGTTGGCCCGCACGAAGCGCCAGGCACCGCCATGCGCCGGCGCGGGCGCATCGGGCGATGCACGCTGCCGATCGCGCACCGTGGCGAGCAGCAGCACGGCGAGCACGACGCCGGGTATGGCGAGCAGGACGAAGACCATGCGCCATCCCTCCAGCACCCCGACCAGCGGCAGCTGCTGCGGCGGCCGCGCGGCGAGTTCGGCGAGCAGCTTGCCGCCGCCCATCATCGCCAGCCCGCCGCCGACGTACAGGCCGGTGGTGAACAGGCCGAGAGGCCGCTGCACGCGCGTGGCGTCGAACCGATCGGAAATGATGCTGACCGCGGCTGGGTTCAGCCCCGCCTCCCCCACGCCGACCAGCATCCGCGCGACGAACAGCAGCGCGAAGCCGCCGGCCAGCCCGCTGACCAGCGTCCCCGCGGACCACACGATGATGCATGCGGCAAGCACAGGCATCCGCCGTCGCCCGTCCAGCACCCGCGCGAGAAAGATGCCGCCGATCACGTAGAGCACGGCAAAGGCCGTGCCGACCACCAGACCGACCTGTTTGTCGCTCAGCGCCAGATCCGCCTTGATCGGCTCCACCAGGAAGCTGAGGATGACGCGGTCGACATAGCCGAGCACCGATACCGCGAACAGGGTCGCGACCACATACCAGTCATAACCGGTGGGCACGCCCGGCGACGCGGGTGCCGCAGGGGGCAGCTCGATCGGGATCGCCGCCACGTCAGGCCGCTCCATGGTGCGTACGCCGGTGAACCTCGACATGCGGCATCTCAACTCTCCTGTCCCGGGCGCGCGGGTTGACCCCGCTTCATCCAGCTTCGGACGATGCGCGTTTTTTGCCGCCATGGGCCAATGCCGGCAACGCGCGCTGCGAAAATCGGCATCGTGATTTCCGCGACGGCCACGCTGCTCGCGATTGATAAAGCGTCCGCCTGGGTCGCTTGTTGGGGCCAGGAGACCGCAGGAGACCGGCGCGCCGTTGGCAGCACCGGCCGGCGGCACAGGCGGATCGGCGCGCATCGACGCGCAGCGACGGGAGGATGATGTGAAGGGTTCTGCCACATTGAAGACGATGCTGCTGCTCGGGGCGGGCATGGCCGGGGTCGTCACGCCGGTTGCCGCGATGGCGCAGGAGGCACCTGCACCGCAGTCCGCACAGGCCGGCTCTCCCGAGGAAACCGAAGCCGCCGTGGAGGAACAGGGCACGTTCCGCAACCAACCGTCCGACGGTCTGGCCGACATCGTGGTCACCGCCACCAAACGCGGCGAGGCGCAGAACGTCCAGAACGTGCCCTTCGCGGTCACCGCGTTCGGCGCTGCGCAACTGGACGAACAGAATTTCCAGACGCTGCAAAGCCTGAGCTACAACATCCCCAACGTGTCACTGTCGCAGGTCGGCACGACGCCGGGCTATGCCAACTTCTCCATCCGGGGGCTCGGCATCAACAGTTCGATCCCCTCGATCGACCCAACCGTCGGCGTGTTCGTGGACGGCATGTATCTGGGCATCAGCGCGGGCGTCGTGTTCGGCAATTTCGACCTTGAGGGGCTGGAGGTGCTGCGCGGGCCGCAGGGCCTGCTGTTCGGGCGCAACGTGACCGGTGGCGCAGTGGTGCTCCGTACCACCACGCCCAGCAACACCTTCCATGCCGATGTGCGCGCGCAGGTGTCGTCCGGGCCGCAGGTACGACTGAGCGGCACCGTCACCGGGCCGATCATCAAGGACAAGGTCCAGGCCAAGCTCGCCGTCCTCTATGACAAGGACTATGGCTATTTCACCAACGAGTTCAACGGCAACAACAACCTCGGCCAGAACCGCACGCTGATCATCCGCCCCGCCCTGCGACTGACGCCGGTCGAGGACTTCGAGATGATCCTGCGCTACGAACACGGGAAATATGACGGCGACGGCGCAGTCGCGTCCAACCACGGCCTGTTCCCGCGCGACAGCTTCCGCGTACGCATCGACAATGAAGGCTTTGCGCACAATTACTGGAACATGGCCTCGGCCGAGACCAATATCGACACGGCGTTCGGCAACGGCAAGATCACCAACCTGATGGCATACCGGGCCTATAACTCCAATGTCGGCAACGACGTGGACGCCTCGCCCGAGTTGCGCTTCAACGGCAACAACAAGACGCACCAGAAGCAGATGAGCGAGGAACTGCGCTACGCCGGCACCTTCGGCCGCTTCGACGTGACGACCGGCCTCTACTTCTTCACCCAGAACCTGAACTATATCGAACAGCGTGTCCTGAACCTAGGCGCCACCACCATCGCGGGCGGGGGCCGGCAACAGCAGGAAACCTACGGCATCTTCGGGTCGGTCGACTGGCATTTCACCGACACCCTGACCCTGAACCTCGGC contains the following coding sequences:
- a CDS encoding nuclear transport factor 2 family protein encodes the protein MDRVIITATASRPLPEMDLTELAAREAIRGCLYRYCRGVDRADEAALRSAYWPDATDRHGPYQGDAEGFVVWAMTALRQAERSIHRITNVLIAFDDADTARVESCFDARQRQPDPAGRMRQWDLAGRYLDRFEQRGGAWRIADRLVVYDWVEEMPVPHGGEAERFGVRQPIGAPFPHDPLYAFLRHERVTDPAVDRQRLAGDEAGAVGREP
- a CDS encoding SDR family NAD(P)-dependent oxidoreductase; its protein translation is MAGELEGKVALVTGASRGLGRAIAELFSAEGAAVAVLDLKQHWAQAVAGGIVAAGGRAIGLGADVSDRGAVQAAVAETVAAFGALDVMVNNAMWNRYEPIADIAPDTLARMAGVGFDGVVWGIQAAADAMAGGGGAIVNIGSMAGRLGSPNSLLYAGIKAGVDGLTRAASVELGPRGIRVNTVAPTTVATEGVKAILSPETLSRRVTQHPLGRIAETGDIAQAALWLASDRAGFVTGQSLAVDGGIGHAFMP
- a CDS encoding SDR family oxidoreductase, producing the protein MTQGGRIVMVTGAAAGIGLASAVAFAGVGDRVILVDRDGEAARGAAARMGGAAVALPVDVSDEEGVRRAVAAVARDHGRIDVLISNAGVVDPAAHSVLDLPLDVLDRLIAVNVEGGFLVSREVARVMAAQAGGGAIVHLASGAALRALPNRAAYSMTKAAILGLVRATACEWASGGITVNAVLPGYTATEILLALEAQGRFDRARAAAAVPLGRLADPADIASAILHVAGARYMTGASLVVDGGVDAFGGAGAASAAPAPIAPDAGPAIVTGGASGIGAAIAKRLAADGRKVVILDREPTPGGITLDIADHAAVGQAVTEIAARHGPPAILVNNAGVADAFAPTVTQERADFRRVFDVNATAALLTARAVAPHMVAAGGGTIVNLSSIAASGGLPTRNAYCAAKAGVTMLTRSLACEWAAHGIRVNAVAPGYIATPGVAALERAGKRDLSAVRRRIPLGRLGTPEEIAATVAWLASPASAYVTGSVWHVDGGWTAYGDAGPASDIR
- a CDS encoding enoyl-CoA hydratase/isomerase family protein, whose product is MSVIDLEVADGVAVVTMNNPPVNAQSMEFIEELTATFDTFNDRDDVRCVVLTGRGKCFSAGAELKNRVDLSAPGARWARNRKVREIGYSIQDNAKPTIAAVNGPALGAGMGLVSMCDIIVASENASFGLPEIDVGLMGGGKHTMRFIPHSLARRMMLTGYRAPASELYRRGIIEACLPAEELMPYCLDMARTIARKSPLAVRLAKDSMRTIENMTLRDGYIYEQGNTAKLAQSRDAAEAVAAFVEKREPVFEGR
- a CDS encoding acyl-CoA thioesterase, which gives rise to MARETLRPRTAYRWWQPIVTRWSDNDAYGHVNNAIYYHWFDTAVNNWLIAAGLLDVAHGDPIGLVVETQCRYARSVAYPEPVEIGVMLDRLGTSSVTYRLGAFVSDVAEAAAEALFTHVYVDRATRRPVPLPGAWRERLETLR
- a CDS encoding zinc-dependent alcohol dehydrogenase family protein; this encodes MKIEAAVLRQRGAPLPYADSRPLAIETLELDPPGKSEVLVRIAAAGLCHSDLSVINGDRPRPVPMALGHEAAGVVEALGEGVDDLAVGDHVVMVFMPSCGHCLPCAEGRPALCGPGAVANGAGTLLSGGTRLHDADGAVHHHLGCSAFASHAVVSRRSLVRIDADLPLHEAALFGCAVLTGVGAVVNTAAVKAGQTVAVIGLGGVGLAAVLGAVAAGAAQVIAVDLSDDKLSLARELGATAVVKAGAEAVEHVRTLTNGGCDVVLEMAGSVRALESAVAMTRRGGTTVTAGLPPPDAALPVNVVALVGEERTLKGSYIGTCVPARDIPRYVALYRAGRLPVDRLVSGYLTLADINRGFDDLHAGRAVRQIVRFEA
- a CDS encoding alkyl/aryl-sulfatase — encoded protein: MMTTFLLRAALVSMTALTTATAAGQTPQAATPATTDALRDATAGLRWSDREDFELAARGFIAGVPGDKILTDDGRTIRDLAVQPLYAGDAPPTVNPSLWRNAQLHARSGLFKVTDRIYQVRGIELANMTLVLGKTGFIIVDTLTTTQSAKAALALARAHLGDRPVTGVIYTHSHVDHYGGAGGVITEKEAEQRHVPIIAPQGFLREVISENVIAGPAMSRRAGYAFGHLLPLGPQGVVSDGIGPSFSRIGTATGTVSLIKPTVDIERTGQRLTVDGVTIEFQMTPGTEAPAEMNIFFPELRALNMAENANGSLHNILTLRGAQVRDAKAWADGLTESLARYGDRTDVVLASHFWPRWGHDRIVDYLSAHRDAYKYLHDQSVRMMNLGLNGTEIAERLRLPPPLAARWFNRGYYGSLNHDTKAVYQRYLGWYDGNPANLNPLPPEEASKRYVAAIGGGAAVLEQGKAAIAAGEYRWASELLSRLVFAEPANRAAQLVLADSLEQQGYQAESSMWRSIFLSGAKELRDGGAKKAGFDSIGGTLPTLPLGSILDLLAVRLVPERALAAPQDFDLVLEDGAEAERVEVRNGVLVHRPIDVAAVRSDHAVRMSRATFVQAVTGKQAPSQLARFATLFEAPPGGFGLVTPGP
- a CDS encoding MFS transporter; amino-acid sequence: MSRFTGVRTMERPDVAAIPIELPPAAPASPGVPTGYDWYVVATLFAVSVLGYVDRVILSFLVEPIKADLALSDKQVGLVVGTAFAVLYVIGGIFLARVLDGRRRMPVLAACIIVWSAGTLVSGLAGGFALLFVARMLVGVGEAGLNPAAVSIISDRFDATRVQRPLGLFTTGLYVGGGLAMMGGGKLLAELAARPPQQLPLVGVLEGWRMVFVLLAIPGVVLAVLLLATVRDRQRASPDAPAPAHGGAWRFVRANAALVTLLATSVVAWSMNNYGLLNWYPAMLMRSHGMTAQDVAWTYGPAFLLGGMAGCLGAAPVQRALGRRFGMVLSPFALTLGCMATLAVTTFAGPLMPDRGSAVAFAAINMFVSAMSVTSVFILIVAVAPPRMRALFTGFYMALVNLTGGAFGSVLVGALTDNVLGAERLNVSLSVMAAVFGPLATVLMLFAIRIVRTRGIAAAG
- a CDS encoding TonB-dependent receptor, giving the protein MAAPAGGTGGSARIDAQRREDDVKGSATLKTMLLLGAGMAGVVTPVAAMAQEAPAPQSAQAGSPEETEAAVEEQGTFRNQPSDGLADIVVTATKRGEAQNVQNVPFAVTAFGAAQLDEQNFQTLQSLSYNIPNVSLSQVGTTPGYANFSIRGLGINSSIPSIDPTVGVFVDGMYLGISAGVVFGNFDLEGLEVLRGPQGLLFGRNVTGGAVVLRTTTPSNTFHADVRAQVSSGPQVRLSGTVTGPIIKDKVQAKLAVLYDKDYGYFTNEFNGNNNLGQNRTLIIRPALRLTPVEDFEMILRYEHGKYDGDGAVASNHGLFPRDSFRVRIDNEGFAHNYWNMASAETNIDTAFGNGKITNLMAYRAYNSNVGNDVDASPELRFNGNNKTHQKQMSEELRYAGTFGRFDVTTGLYFFTQNLNYIEQRVLNLGATTIAGGGRQQQETYGIFGSVDWHFTDTLTLNLGTRYSTETKKVAVANLVPGGCDYAAERCNFTFRDKNTWDGLTPRIGLQWQPSDRTQLYGFWVRGFRSGGYNFRNVNAAVAPGPFDDEVQSSYEIGLKQDIGRFLRFNVAGFWNQIDNVQREIQTPVAGVGTAQIITNSANARVRGVEGEVTLRPGYGFTLTGQFGYTEGKYTDVFFDLNGDRVIDAKDFALQLPRLAPWTYGGSVAWAHDFDVVNVDARVSANHRDADWYNDQNTGLLRAATMVDANLTLRHGPYSLSLYATNLLDEATFGTEAPLPFFAGSTFSSLNKGRVYGAEIAFKF